Proteins from a single region of Oreochromis niloticus isolate F11D_XX linkage group LG7, O_niloticus_UMD_NMBU, whole genome shotgun sequence:
- the lingo1a gene encoding leucine-rich repeat and immunoglobulin-like domain-containing nogo receptor-interacting protein 1 — translation MVGREATGHSYLVAFWQPILILMLSTVLSGSTTGCPSRCECNVQERSVMCHRKKLMTVPEGIPAETRLLDLSKNRIRTINPDEFANFPNLEHLELSENTISTIEPGAFNNLYGLRILGLRSNKLKLIQLGVFTGLSNLTQLDISENKIVILLDYMFQDLYNLRSLEVGDNDLVFISHRAFHGLSSLEHLSLEKCNLSSVPTEAFTHLHSLITLRLRHLNINVIRDYSFKRLYRLKILEIANWPYLDTMTPNCLYGLNLTSLTIANANLTTIPYVALRHLVYLRFLNLSYNPIHTIEGNKLHDLLRLQEFHLVGGRLAMIEPYSFRGLNYLKILNVSGNSLSTLEESAFHSVGNLETLALYDNPLACDCRLLWVFRRRWRLNFNRQQPTCASPEFVQGKEFKDFPDVLQPNYFTCRKSRIRDRKPQQKFVDEGAIVHFACQADGDPAPVIMWQSPQKKFITTKTIGRLSVLPDGTLEVRYAQIQDNGTYVCIASNAGGNDTSLAHLHIHSYSPDWPHQPNKTFAFISNQPTETGANDTRAHAPFPFDIKTLIIATTMGFISFLGVVLFCLVLLFLWSRGKGNTKHNIEIEYVPRKSDAGMSSTTVDAPRKFNMKMI, via the coding sequence ATGGTGGGCAGGGAAGCGACTGGGCACAGCTACCTGGTGGCTTTCTGGCAGcctattctgattctgatgctgAGCACCGTCCTGTCTGGATCCACAACAGGCTGTCCATCCCGGTGTGAGTGCAATGTTCAAGAGCGATCTGTGATGTGCCACCGCAAGAAACTCATGACAGTTCCTGAAGGCATTCCTGCAGAAACAAGACTGCTGGACCTCAGCAAGAACCGTATCAGAACCATTAACCCAGATGAGTTTGCCAACTTTCCCAACCTTGAACACCTGGAACTGAGTGAAAACACAATCTCCACTATTGAGCCTGGAGCATTCAACAACCTTTATGGCTTGCGAATATTGGGGCTACGTAGCAACAAGCTAAAGCTCATCCAGCTCGGTGTGTTCACAGGTCTGAGCAATCTTACACAGCTGGACATAAGTGAGAACAAGATTGTCATCCTGTTGGACTACATGTTCCAGGATTTGTATAACCTCCGCTCTTTAGAAGTGGGTGATAATGATCTGGTTTTCATCTCCCATCGAGCTTTTCATGGCCTAAGTAGTCTTGAGCACCTGAGTCTTGAGAAGTGCAACTTGTCTTCTGTGCCAACAGAGGCTTTTACCCACCTCCACAGTTTAATCACTCTCAGGCTGCGTCACCTCAATATCAATGTCATACGGGATTATTCTTTTAAACGGCTCTATCGGTTAAAAATACTGGAAATAGCAAATTGGCCATATTTGGATACGATGACCCCAAATTGCTTGTATGGATTAAATCTCACCTCCCTGACGATTGCAAATGCCAACCTGACCACAATTCCTTATGTAGCCTTGCGGCACTTGGTTTATTTGCGCTTTCTCAATCTTTCATACAACCCTATCCATACCATTGAAGGAAATAAGCTCCATGATCTACTGCGTCTGCAGGAATTTCACCTTGTGGGTGGCAGACTGGCAATGATTGAGCCCTACTCTTTCCGAGGTCTAAACTACCTGAAAATACTAAATGTGTCTGGGAACTCGCTTAGTACTTTAGAGGAGTCTGCTTTCCATTCAGTTGGCAACCTGGAAACCCTGGCATTGTATGATAATCCCTTGGCCTGTGACTGTCGACTATTGTGGGTTTTCCGCCGGCGCTGGAGACTGAACTTCAACAGGCAGCAGCCCACCTGTGCCTCCCCTGAGTTCGTCCAAGGCAAAGAGTTCAAAGACTTCCCAGATGTTCTGCAGCCAAACTACTTCACGTGTCGCAAGTCTAGGATTAGGGATCGCAAACCTCAGCAAAAGTTTGTTGACGAGGGAGCCATTGTTCATTTTGCTTGCCAAGCAGATGGGGATCCTGCTCCAGTGATAATGTGGCAATCTCCACAGAAAAAGTTTATCACCACCAAGACGATTGGAAGGCTGTCTGTGTTGCCAGATGGTACTCTTGAAGTGCGCTATGCCCAGATTCAAGATAACGGTACATATGTGTGTATAGCTAGCAACGCAGGTGGAAATGACACCTCTCTTGCACACCTTCATATTCATAGCTATTCGCCTGACTGGCCACACCAGCCCAACAAAACTTTTGCTTTCATATCCAACCAGCCGACAGAAACTGGAGCTAATGATACAAGAGCCCATGCCCCTTTCCCATTCGACATAAAGACATTGATTATTGCAACTACAATGGGATTCATCTCGTTTCTTGGTGTCGTCCTCTTTTGCCTGGTACTGCTGTTCCTCTGGAGCAGAGGTAAAGGCAACACTAAACACAACATTGAGATTGAGTATGTGCCACGGAAATCAGACGCTGGCATGagcagcaccacagtggatgcTCCTCGCAAATTTAACATGAAAATGATCTAA